In one window of Pseudodesulfovibrio sediminis DNA:
- a CDS encoding acyltransferase family protein, with protein sequence MIKKEIHKPRMHDIDSAKGLAIVLVVFGHLFSNSHYTDNIQNWYMHVHSAIYHFHMPFFMYLSGFVTFFSGHNTMDHRYGRYIKAQSIKLLLPFLLIGVFIVVGKYVVNYYFYIDRVPDTLGEGLLSLVWNTGDSPARFIWYVFVLFVFRAATPLLDTLLKGRVSLILALSLVLFWVTLPPVLFLPRMGTHYFFFILGGVAAIHWERIGRLFDRYCFLFMALFAAICICESLPFSFKEWAFVAGLASVPALHCLMRFPVFSHSRVLNALGNSTYTIYLFNTIFIGLTKLVLSQFLPLEGGGAFAVYTIVLLAAGVCGPLFLRQFVFQRVRILRLFS encoded by the coding sequence GTGATAAAGAAAGAAATTCATAAGCCTCGCATGCATGATATTGATAGTGCAAAAGGACTTGCTATTGTTTTGGTTGTTTTTGGACACCTATTTAGCAATTCACATTATACTGATAATATTCAAAATTGGTATATGCATGTGCATTCTGCGATATACCATTTTCATATGCCTTTTTTTATGTATTTAAGTGGTTTTGTGACGTTTTTCTCCGGTCATAATACAATGGACCATCGATATGGTCGGTATATCAAAGCTCAGTCCATAAAACTGTTACTGCCATTTTTACTGATCGGAGTTTTTATTGTCGTAGGAAAGTATGTCGTTAATTATTATTTCTATATAGATCGTGTCCCGGATACATTGGGTGAAGGATTGCTTTCGCTGGTATGGAATACTGGTGATAGCCCTGCTCGTTTTATTTGGTATGTATTCGTTTTATTTGTTTTTCGCGCAGCCACGCCCCTCTTGGATACTTTGTTGAAGGGAAGAGTCTCTTTGATCCTTGCCCTCTCTTTGGTGTTATTCTGGGTAACGCTCCCTCCTGTTCTCTTTCTTCCAAGAATGGGAACGCATTATTTCTTTTTCATCCTGGGCGGAGTGGCTGCAATCCATTGGGAAAGAATAGGACGCCTATTTGATCGATATTGTTTTCTTTTCATGGCTCTGTTCGCAGCCATCTGTATCTGCGAATCCCTTCCGTTCTCTTTTAAGGAGTGGGCCTTTGTCGCTGGGCTTGCTTCGGTTCCGGCGCTGCATTGTTTGATGCGTTTCCCTGTGTTTTCGCACTCACGAGTTTTGAACGCTTTGGGCAACAGCACGTACACGATTTATCTTTTCAATACGATTTTCATCGGACTGACCAAACTGGTTTTATCGCAGTTTCTTCCCCTGGAAGGAGGGGGAGCTTTTGCGGTTTACACCATCGTTCTGTTGGCTGCCGGTGTTTGCGGGCCTCTTTTTCTACGACAATTCGTCTTTCAACGGGTTCGTATATTGAGACTTTTTTCTTAG